One genomic segment of Polyodon spathula isolate WHYD16114869_AA chromosome 17, ASM1765450v1, whole genome shotgun sequence includes these proteins:
- the pigh gene encoding phosphatidylinositol N-acetylglucosaminyltransferase subunit H isoform X1 — translation MTEEEFSDINGNTISLDCQTHSKFCKEFTVSVPKLSLRKVMNYTCLVWLTAYAVFFATDNSNVLSAAIIVTLVGMMLHLHFVKVDHESMLIIGSLGIQMSASYASGRESTSFIEMSKVKDIVINEAIYMSLQIRMESVLLYRYSRAPSLVSVAWKKSIKVVKTFWGKVKSISIKGKDES, via the exons ATGACAGAAGAGGAATTCTCCGATATAAACGGAAATACGATCTCACTGGATTGCCAGACTCATTCAAAGTTTTGCAAGGAGTTCACTGTAAGCGTCCCTAAACTGTCTCTGCGGAAAGTGATGAACTACACCTGCTTAGTGTGGCTGACTGCGTATGCTGTGTTTTTTGCTACTGAC AATAGCAATGTCTTGTCAGCAGCTATTATTGTAACCCTTGTCGGGATGATGCTTCACCTTCATTTTGTGAAAGTAGACCATGAGTCAATGTTAATTATCGGCTCCCTTGGGATTCAGATGTCTGCCTCATATGCCTCCGGCAGGGAGAGCACGTCCTTCATAGAAATGAGCAAGGTCAAAGATATTGTTATTAATGAAGCCATTTATATG AGCCTTCAGATCCGGATGGAGTCAGTGCTGTTGTACCGCTATTCCAG AGCTCCAAGCCTCGTCTCAGTTGCTTGGAAGAAGTCTATAAAAGTTGTCAAGACATTCTGGGGCAAAGTTAAGAGCATCAGTATAAAG GGGAAGGATGAAAGCTGA
- the pigh gene encoding phosphatidylinositol N-acetylglucosaminyltransferase subunit H isoform X2: MNRLAFSLHTLTNSNVLSAAIIVTLVGMMLHLHFVKVDHESMLIIGSLGIQMSASYASGRESTSFIEMSKVKDIVINEAIYMSLQIRMESVLLYRYSRAPSLVSVAWKKSIKVVKTFWGKVKSISIKGKDES, from the exons atgaacagattAGCCTTTTCACTGCATACCTTAACG AATAGCAATGTCTTGTCAGCAGCTATTATTGTAACCCTTGTCGGGATGATGCTTCACCTTCATTTTGTGAAAGTAGACCATGAGTCAATGTTAATTATCGGCTCCCTTGGGATTCAGATGTCTGCCTCATATGCCTCCGGCAGGGAGAGCACGTCCTTCATAGAAATGAGCAAGGTCAAAGATATTGTTATTAATGAAGCCATTTATATG AGCCTTCAGATCCGGATGGAGTCAGTGCTGTTGTACCGCTATTCCAG AGCTCCAAGCCTCGTCTCAGTTGCTTGGAAGAAGTCTATAAAAGTTGTCAAGACATTCTGGGGCAAAGTTAAGAGCATCAGTATAAAG GGGAAGGATGAAAGCTGA